A segment of the Synechococcus sp. CBW1002 genome:
CGACCGCCAGGGGCAGAAGCTCCGCGAATGGCGGCAGCGCAACCCGCAACCCGAGTACGGCGACCCCGCCGCACAGCAGTGGTGGTCGGATCTCAACGCCATGGAGAAACGCCTCGGGCTGCCCCCCGACTACTCGCACGATCGCCTGCGAACGAGCGGTGGCAGGGCTGCTCGCAGCGGTAGCAGTGCCCTGTGCATCGACCTGGGGCGCCAGACCTGCGAGCACCTGCAGCTGCCTGACGGATTGAATCGCCTCAGCCGTTGCCGCGCCTGCGATGGGCTGTTCCTCACCACGCGACTGTTCGGCGGCAGGCAGCAATGCAGCGCCGCCTGTGATGCGGTCGCGGTCGATCAGATCGCCGAACGCAAGCGGCAGCAGCGGCGGCAACGATCGACCGAACTGGCCAGCCGCACGGGACGCTGCCGAGTCTGCGGTGAGCTGTTTCAGGTGAAACGCAAGACCGCCCGCACCTGCAGCGAACGGTGCAAGAAACAGGCGCAGCGTCACCCAGAGCGGTATGCCATCACCGGCCCGCCGACGCACCTGGAGCCGGAGGACTGTGAGCTCAGCCTCGATCGCCTACTGGAGATCGCCACCACCTGCCATGAGGCCAGTCGGGCGGCGCTTGGGTTCTCCCTGACCGAGCACCCCAGCGAACGCGACTGCTACCGCCACGACGGTGGGGCGATACCCCTGGAGCAATACGTTGAAGCCCTGCAGCAAACATGGGTGACGGCTAGTGGCAGCCCAGACCGTGGGGAGGTGGAAGCCGAACAGAGCCGCGCCGCCGCAATGCTGCGCGATCTGCAGCTGTTCAAGGATGCGCCTGCGGTCTGGCTGGCGGGACAATCACCCGGAACGGTGATCGACCCTCACCCAATTGGATGATGCCGCTGGCAATCGCCGCTACGGGGCGACAGCCACAGCCCAACCCGAGACGACCCGGCACCATGTCCGATACGTCCCTGGCCGTCCCAGACGGCATGAGGTTCAGCGATTGGTGGGAGTCCCGAGCCGTCCCAGGGCTGATTCAAAGTCTCACCATGGGTTCGGGGATGGCTGGCCCGCGGCCATCACGCCAGCACCATTGCCCCGGTAGCGGTGGGCATCTTCATGGAGCTGGGTGTCACGGATCCAGTGCCAGCACTCAATGCTCCAGCGGTCTCGCACCAGTTGCAGCAGGGATTCTGGGGTTGTGCGCAGGCTGGTGAGAAACAGATGCGTGGCATGAAAGGGCTTGCCGTCACGGGTTCAGGTGGCCACCACCTCGACGATCCAGCTGGTGCCGATCCAGGACTGAGCGATGTGCTCTGGGGCCGCCTTGGCACGCAGACTCCAGGTGATCTGTCGGCTGTGGCTGATCTCGTGATCCGTCGCCAAGAAAGGGATCTTGCGCTTGCCCTGGAACTGGCTGCAGATCTGGCGATGCAGCGTCTTCTGGTTGGCCTTGACCGTCAGGAGGAAGTCGCCCCCTGCTCCTGGAGCTGCTGAAAAACGGTTTCTGGGTATGCAGGGCATCCGCCTGGATGAGCACGCCCTCCAGATCCAGCTCGCCAAGCAGCTGCCGCAGCACCGCCCGCTCGTGGCTTTCGCCAGTGGCGTAGCAGGCCTGGCCATGCCCAACCGATCGCTCCCTTTCTCTCCATCCGCTATGGGCCGGCGGTCTACGGCGGGCGGGAGCTTCCCAAGGCCTTCTGCAACATCCGAGTGCAGGCGGAGTCGTGGGCCGCTGATCAGCTGATGCGCCTCCGCCGGCTGGAGGTTGGGTTGGGCTGATGCACCAGGCGGTGGTGAACCTGCACCCCATCCACCCCAGCAATGGAATCAGCAACGCCCTGATCCCGTTCCAGCTCCAGTAGTGGTGGCGTTGAACCCATGCATCACCAGAGCCTTGGGGCTGCCGATGCGCAGACAAGCTGGGAGTGGGTGAAAATCCCTGTTCCGCTGCCTCCTGAGCCACGGTCGTCTGCAGGAGCAGCTGGGCGGTGGAGTGCAGGTGTGGCCGCGCACGGCCTGGACTCCTCTGCCCTGGCCACCAGCACCGCCAGGAGCAGCACGGGCACGAGCGTGGCGAGCAGCTCCAGAGGCTGCGTCAGTATCCGGGACAAGGGAATGGACTGCGAGGCGATGCCTGCAGCCTTGTCGATCCGGCTCCTTTTGTGAGAAGTCTTCCTGCGAAGCACGCCCTCAGTGTCAGTACCTGAGCTCTGGGTGGCGCCAATGAATGGCACAGATCGCTTTCGGCCAGGGATCGGGATGACTCGTGAACGACGAAGGCTTGGCTTGCTGCCGGTGTGTCTTGCCTATCCCCCGTCAAGGCGGTCGGCGCTTCCAGAGACTTTACCGGTGCGACCGCCGATTGGTTGTCAATCGGCTCCAACATAGCGACGGATTTGGATCAGCGGAGGGACCCTCTCCACCTGATTTCGCCATCACCATGCGCTTCACACCGACGGATCACCTGCTGATCGACCCGCTGGCTCTTCTGCCGCGACCCGGTAGGTTTCACTCCACCCGGAAGGTCACGGCCATCACGGCGGTAATGTCCTTGTCGATGGTGCCGGTGTCGTAGGAGCCCGTATCGCTGGCCTCGGTAGAACTCGGCGCCGTGATCTGGAATGAACCCGTGTCGGCGTTGGTGATTGCACCGACGCTGGAGCCCGCCTCCCTGGCAATCGCCCTAGCCCACCAGCGCACCGATCTCTCAAGAGATCCGATGGATCTTGGCGACATCCCAGCACCCGATCAGCACCCCATTGGCATTGGTCAGGCCCACCCCCAGCTCCGCCATCTCGTACGACCAGCTCGTGGTTCGCACAAGTCAGCTTCATTTTTTGCCGCACTGTCGCAACACTGAGATCATTCACAGAAACGCCCATGACCCGTATCACCATCCAGTGGCAGAACCAGTTCGGCCGCTGGCAGCACTACACCTCCAGCCACCACGAGCCCAGTGCCTTCCGCAGTGCCCAGCAGCGTGCCCGCTCCACCGGCAAGCGTCATCGCCTGATCGACGATGAAGGGCGGGTGCTCGACATCATCGAGCCCTGAGTTCTTGTGCCAGGAGGCCCAGGGGCCTCCTTCAAGAGTTCGCTCCGTTCATCCCGAGCACCGGCGCCAATCCTCCAGGGGATTGCCAGTCACCAACCTGCCGTCCGTTCCTGCTGGGCAAGGTGGTCAATCCTGGAACCCTGAAGGGTTGATGAGCAGGAACGCTACCTGAATTTAAGATGTCTTTCGGTGCTCGCCGCACGACCCATCTGTCGCGGCTTCTCATGGCTCAGCGCAAGAAGCTGGGCCTCAGGCCTGGTCAGGTCGCAGCCCTGCTCGGCGCCACGAACATCTCCAGAGTGGGCAGCCTGATCGGCTGCTTTGAGGTGGGAGAGCCGATCACGGATCAATGGCTCGAGAAGCTGATCAATGCTCTCAAGCCTGATCCTGAGGAGCTGCGCCGCTGCCTGGAGCTCGATCAGGAGGAGGCCGAGCAGCAGTTGGAAGCGGATCGTCGCGCCTGGGAGGCCTGGGCCGATGAACCGATGGATGCATACGTCTGGGTCCGCTACATGCCGGCGGTCTATGGCGTGAGGGACGTGCCCAAGGCCTTCTGCAATAGCCGTGAGCAAGCGGAGGGCTGGGCTTCTCGAGAGCTCAGGCGCTTACGGGCCAAGGGGTATCTGCAATGGACACGGCGCGAGCAGACCTGGTTTGACCAGTACGGCATCAACCCCCGCCGTCTTCCCGTCACGTTTGAGAATTCAAGACCGATCGGTGGGATGCAGGTCGGCCAATCACAACGACGGTTTTTGCTGGGATCCGATGGTCAGGTGATCACGGGCGGCTATGGGTTGTTGCAGGCGGGCCAATCCGGCTCGACGGCATGATGAGGCTTGCCGAGCTTCTGGGCTATCGAGCACAACGCAAGGTCTGTCACAGACCAGGACGCCGAGTCAAGCCAGTTCAGCTGAACAGCTTGCGGATCGAGCTGATCAGCCAGAGGACCAGACCGATGAGGAACCACTGGTAGAACGCCACCACCAGCCAGATCGCGCCGGCCAGTACCGCAAGCCCGATCACGATGGCCAGGACGGCTCCGACCACCTCCCAGGGGTCAGGCCCGGAGGCATGGCCTTGGGATCGTGGTTGCTGGGGGCGATCAGCACTGCTGGTGACCCGTGCTCGACCGGGCGGAATAACGTGGTGCTGGCCGCTGCTGGCGCGGGAGGGAGTGGAGCGTGGGGCTGGCGGGGATTCAGAGCGGATGAACTCGCCTTTGTCGTTGAATGGCATGGCGACGCCTCAGTCCCTCCAGCGGCAGGGCGGGCACCCCTGGCCGTACCCCACCTGGATGGAGGTGGTGACCTGCAGTGGATGGGAGAAGATCTCGGCCCGCTCGCCGCCGAGACGGGGATCGTTGCTGTTGCAGACCAACGTGAACTGGCTGAGCTTGCCGAGCAGCCTTGGCGCGTAGGAGGGGGTGTGGAGGTTCAGCAGATCGAGGGCGAGCTTGAGGCCGATCTGGGTGACGTAGGCGATGTCGATGCTGAGACCCGGTTGGAAGTCGAGCTTCTCGAGTGCTGCTTCTGTGGCATAAAAGCGTCGCTGCGACTCCTGCTTGCCGCTGAGAGCCTGAAGGCTCTGGCGTTCCTCTCCACCCATTTCTCCGGTCCCGTGGTTGCCCTGCCCTCCCTGGCTCAGTTCCTCGAAGGCGCAGCCGTAGCAGGGCATCGGCTCAGCCGGGTGGCTGTAGAAGATCTCACCCGCGAAGGCCCGCTCCCACAGGCCGATCGCCAGAAAGGGCAGTTCCAGCGCGGCGGCGAGGCGTGCGGCATGACGATCAGCCCTGCGACTGTCGGCGCAGGCCAGCATCAGCGTGATCGGCCCGCCCTGCCGTGCGGCTTCAGCACATTGCGCTTCTCCGGAAGGCTCCGCCCCACTCGCGAAGGCCTGCACCACGGCCGGATCGAGCCGCTCGATCGTCGTGGCCTGCACCTGCACCACCGCGTTGGGATTGATCTGATGGATCCGCTCGGCGGTGGCATCCACCTTGCGGCGGCCCACGTCAGCCAGGCCACAGGGATGGCGGCAGAGGTTCTCGAGCGACAGCAGGTCGGGGTCGATCAGCAGGAAGCGCCCCACACCGCTGCGGGCCAGCTCCAGGGCCGCCAGGCCGCCCACCGAGCCGCAGCCGCAGATGATGACGCCCGCGTCCTGCAGGCGGCGCTCCTCCAGCAGGCACGTGTGTCTGGAAAACAGGGCGCTCTCCAGGTCGTAGGGCTGGGCTTGGCAGGGCTGGCCGTCGAGCCAGAAGCGCAGCAACTCGCCATCGCGGCGCACCACAAGCGATGGGGCGTCAGCGGCTGCCAGCTCGTCATTGCCAGTGGCCTGGGGTTCCAGCCAACCGAGCAGCACAGCTCGGGGTTGATGCCGCGGAGGTTGGTTGCCACAGCTGTCCAGGACCAGCGTCTGACCTGTGTCGGGGTGGGCGTAGCCGTAGAGGGGGCTGCCGTCCGGCCAGCCGGCCAGATCGGCGGGGAAAAGCACGGTCGTGCGCACGTGGGATTGGGGTGGTGAGGGGCGATCAGGCATGGCAGGGCTCTGTCCACAACAGCGACAGCTGCTCGGGTTCCAAGCGGAGTCGTTCCCTGGATCCAGGAACCTGAACCCACAACTGGTCCTCGCAGGCCTGAAGAAGCAGGGCGCGTTGCTGCGGGCCCGAGCGCTCCACCAGGGCCAGGCAGAGATCGCTGCCGCAGGGCTGTAGGGCATAGGCAAGGCGATCCTGCGCCTCCAGCTGCTCCAGCAGCGGCTCCAACAGCGCCGTCAGCCCCGGGGCCAGTGGTTGTGGTGTGGAGCAGCGATCCACACATGCAGCGAGCAGGGTCTGCAGAACCCGTTGCTGGCGGTGGTGTTCCAGCGCGGCGGGGTGCAGGCAGCTGCGGTGGCGGGGTTCGAGCAGGGCCCTGGGGATGGCCTGATCCCCGCAGGAGATGGGCAGGCGCCGATAGGCCAGGTCGGCCGGTACGTGATAGGCCGTGATCCGGAAATGGGGATCGAGGTTGACCAGGCAGGAGATGGCCCCGGCAGGTGACTGCTCGGCGTAGCGGCGGTTGGTGACGTCATCCTCCGCGGAGAAGCGATCAAAGCTGCCGGGATGGCGATGCCAGAGGCCGATCAGGCTGAGGGGCTCTTCATAAACACCGGCCATCTTGCGGGCCAGGTGGGTCACATAGGTGGTGTCGTATTCGAAGGTGGTGGGAGTGAAGCGGGCGGCCGGACCTGGATCGATCGCCTCAATCACATGCCAGCGACCCTGGCTGTGGTGACCGAGCAGGATGCCGCCGGTTTCGTTGGGATGCTGCGCGTGGGTTTCGGCCACGATCGCCGCATGGGCACGGCTCGAGAAGATGACACGCTCAGAGGTACGCGGCCAGAAGTGGAGGTTCAACATCGGCTCAGATGTGATGTCCTCTGAACTGCTCGCTGCTCAGATCTCCGAGCATCCACAGCTCGAAGGCAGCAATCCACTTGGCGGCCCAGGCCAGGCTGCTGGCGGCGGTGCTGCTGCGGTTTCTGTCGCTGCGAAAGCTGCCGGCCTCCACGGTGCAGAGGCTCAACCCACCATCCGGATGGCGCAGGGTATGGGGGATCGATTCACCCAGCTGGGCCTCCAGCGTCAGCAGATCAGGCTCGATCGAGAAGACGCTGATGGAGCCGCCATAGTCGTTGTTGTGGGGATGGTCGTGGTCGTAGACCAGCTGCAGATGCCAGATGCGCTCGCTGCCGGGCAGGCCGCTGGCCAGGGAGCCCAGCCAGGACATGCGGCCATCGGGCAGCCGATCGGGGCGGAACTGGGGGAAGAAGTGGTTCATTGCCTCCAACTCCCCCTGAAACAGCTGCGGATCGCGCTCGTACCAGTAGAGAGAGGGGGCAGCAAGCTTGCCCTCAGGCACGGTGATGGCGGCACTGCCACTGCTGGCGTTGGAGCCCAGCGGCTGGATGGCCCCCTGCTGGGTGACCATCACGGATTCGCCGCGGAGCAGCTGGGCCGCCAGCTGGCGACGGCGTTCGGCGGCGGCGTCCTTGAGAGGGGGATTCATGGCGGGTGGAATGGGCTGAGGCAATGGTCGGGGCCAGGTACTTCCACGCGAGCCTGCATTGTGCGAAAGACGGCCCAACCAACGCATCAGCGGCCACGGATGCGCCACTCGACTAAACAGCAACGACCACAGGGGTTGGCGTTCAACCGCTCGTCATTCGCAGTAGACGACTTCCATCATTGTCATGGTGGAGCAAGCTAAGCAGCAACATCAACCACAGACGCATCGGCATGCCGAAAATCCACATCGAGGTGCAGAACCAGTTCGGACGTTGGCAGCACGTGCAGACGATGCACAACGAGGCCAATGCCTACCGCACGGCCCAGCAGCGTGCCCGATCGACCGACAAGCGCTACCGCCTGGTCGATGACGATGGGCGCCTTCTGGATGTGATCGATCCCTGAAGTTCCAGGGCGCGTTTTAGTGGCCGGGCACATGCAGATGGCGGCCGCAATGGCCGATCACCACCTGGCCCAGATCGGCATCCCAGCAGAAGTGAATGCGAAGGGTTCGATTCTCGGAATCCTTGACGCCAATCTTGAGGTGCTGCCACATCTCGATGGTCTTGTCTCCATAGGAGAAGGTCCGCTCCCGCCTGGCCTGCTGATTGTTCTCGATCGTCTGCGACTCCCTGGGGGCATAACTGCTGGCCCCGAAGGCTTGCTGCCCCGCCACCAGGTCCGGAGCGCCCGCAAATTTCTGCTCGCGGAAGTTGGTGGCCAGCAGCCAGAGCAACTCGAACAGTCGATCGCCGTACTCGAAGCCCTTCGCTTCATCGGCCGAGCGCCAGGCGGAGTCGAGCACCAGCAAATGTCCTGGACACAGCTCCTCGCTCACCAGCTCCAGGCACTGGCGGGGCCTCAGCCGTTCACTGCCGGCCAGGCGGCGCAGGCTCATCAGCAGACGGTCGCTGATCTCCTGATCCTCAGCCTTCCCGTCGCCACCATCGGCTGCGGTCCATGGAGTGACAGCGAACTCACCGGAGCCACCA
Coding sequences within it:
- a CDS encoding Mov34/MPN/PAD-1 family protein — encoded protein: MLNLHFWPRTSERVIFSSRAHAAIVAETHAQHPNETGGILLGHHSQGRWHVIEAIDPGPAARFTPTTFEYDTTYVTHLARKMAGVYEEPLSLIGLWHRHPGSFDRFSAEDDVTNRRYAEQSPAGAISCLVNLDPHFRITAYHVPADLAYRRLPISCGDQAIPRALLEPRHRSCLHPAALEHHRQQRVLQTLLAACVDRCSTPQPLAPGLTALLEPLLEQLEAQDRLAYALQPCGSDLCLALVERSGPQQRALLLQACEDQLWVQVPGSRERLRLEPEQLSLLWTEPCHA
- a CDS encoding ThiF family adenylyltransferase encodes the protein MPDRPSPPQSHVRTTVLFPADLAGWPDGSPLYGYAHPDTGQTLVLDSCGNQPPRHQPRAVLLGWLEPQATGNDELAAADAPSLVVRRDGELLRFWLDGQPCQAQPYDLESALFSRHTCLLEERRLQDAGVIICGCGSVGGLAALELARSGVGRFLLIDPDLLSLENLCRHPCGLADVGRRKVDATAERIHQINPNAVVQVQATTIERLDPAVVQAFASGAEPSGEAQCAEAARQGGPITLMLACADSRRADRHAARLAAALELPFLAIGLWERAFAGEIFYSHPAEPMPCYGCAFEELSQGGQGNHGTGEMGGEERQSLQALSGKQESQRRFYATEAALEKLDFQPGLSIDIAYVTQIGLKLALDLLNLHTPSYAPRLLGKLSQFTLVCNSNDPRLGGERAEIFSHPLQVTTSIQVGYGQGCPPCRWRD